In the genome of Streptomyces sp. Tu 3180, the window GAACGGCGCGGTCGTCGCCGCCGACCAGCGCGAGCACCGCCAGATCTTCCCCAAGCCGGGCTGGGTGGAGCACGACGCCACCGAGATCTGGTCCAAGGTGCAGGCCGTGGTCGCCGGAGCGCTCGCCAGGGCCGGCCTGCGCGCCGACCAGCTCAGCGCCCTCGGCATCACCAACCAGCGCGAGACGACGGTCCTGTGGGACCGCACCACGGGCAAACCCGTGCACAACGCGATCGTGTGGCAGGACACGCGGACCGCCGCGCTGTGCGACCAGCTGGGCGGCCCGGACGGGCAGGACCGTTTCCGCGAACGGACGGGGCTGCCGCTGGCCAGCTACTTCTCCGGCCCCAAGGCGGCCTGGCTGCTGGACAACGTGCCCGGACTGAGGACCCGTGCGGAGAACGGCGAGATCGCGTTCGGCACCATCGACTCCTGGCTGATCTGGAACCTCACCGGCGGCCCCGACGGGGGACGGCACGTCACCGACGTGACCAACGCCGGGCGGACCATGCTGATGAACCTCCGGACGCTCCAGTGGGACGCGTCCGTCCTGTCCGCGATGAACGTGCCCGAGGCGGTCCTGCCGGAGATCAGGTCCTCCGCCGAGGTCTACGGCACCGCCGTGGGCCGGCTCTCGGGCGTGCCGGTGGCCTCGGCGCTGGGCGACCAGCAGGCGGCCGTGTTCGGACAGGCCTGCTACGACGTGGGCACGGCGAAGAACACCTACGGCACGGGCAGCTTCCTGCTGCTCAACACCGGCAACCGGCCGGTGCCGTCGAAGAACGGGCTGCTGACGACGATGGGCTACAAGATCGGCGACGAGGCGCCCGTCTACTGCCTGGAGGGGTCGATGGCCGTCACGGGCGCGCTGGTGCAGTGGTTCCGCGACCAGCTCGGCATCATCCGCAGCGCGGACGAGATCGAGCCGCTGGCGGCGAGCGTGGACGACAACGGCGGGGCCTACATCGTGCCCGCGTTCTCCGGGCTGTTCGCGCCGTACTGGCGCTCCGACGCGCGCGGTGTGGTCACGGGACTCACCCGGTACGTGACCAAGGCGCACCTCGCGCGCGCGGTGCTCGAGGCGACGAGCTGGCAGACGCGCGAGGTCGTGGACGCCATGTACCAGGACTCGGGGGTCCGGATCACCGCCCTGAAGGTCGACGGCGGCATGACGGGGAACAGCCTGCTCATGCAGCACCAGGCGGATGTGCTCGGCGTTCCGGTGATCCGTCCCGGGGTCTCCGAGACGACCTGCCTGGGCGCCGCCTACGCGGCCGGTCTCGCCACGGGCGTGTGGGGCGGCCTCGACGAACTCAGGTCCCACTGGCGGAAGGACGCCGAGTGGACGCCGGGCATGGAGGCGTCCGTGCGGGACCGCGAGTACCGCAACTGGCGGAAGGCGGTGGAGAAGAGCTTCGGCTGGGTGGAGGACGGCGGCTGACCACGCGCGCGGAGCGCCGTTCCCCGGGCCGCGGCCCGTGACTCCGGTCGGCCGGAGCACGGGCCGCGGTCCGCGGCCTCAGGCGGTGACCGTCCGGCGGTGCCGCGCGCCCTGGGTCATGGCGTGCTGGACGACACCGACGAGGACCTCCTTGACCGATTCGCGGTCCCTGGCGTCGCACATCAGCAGGGGCACGTGGTCGTCGAGGTCGAGCGCCCGGCGGACGTCGTCGACCGGGTACCGCGCGGCGCCCTCGAAGCAGTTGACGCCGACGAGGAACGGGATGGAGCGCCGCTCGAAGTAGTCGATGGCCGCGAAGCAGTCCTCCAGGCGCCGGGTGTCGGCGAGGACGACCGCGCCGAGGGCGCCCTCGGACAGCTCGTCCCACATGAACCAGAACCGCTCCTGGCCGGGCGTGCCGAAGAGGTACAGCACCAGGTCCTCGCGCAGCGTGATGCGGCCGAAGTCCATGGCCACGGTGGTGGTGTTCTTGGCCTCCACACCGCTGGTGTCGTCGACCGGACGGCCCGCCTCGGTGAGCAGTTCCTCGGTGCGCAGCGGCCTGATCTCGCTGACCGCGCCGACGAGCGTGGTCTTGCCCACGCCGAAGCCGCCGGCCACCAGGATCTTGAGGGTGACGGGCTCGACCGGGGGCTTGCCGCGCTCAGAGCGCCCGAAGATCATCGATCTCTTCTCCTGCTCGATGGGGATCGGGCGGCGGGCCGTATCCCCCGCCGCCGGGGGTTTCGACGACGAGTACGTCGCCGGGGCCGACGTCAGCCGAGTCGCTCCCGGCGAGTCGGGTGACCGTGCCGTCCGCCCGTTCGACCCGGCCGGCGCCCGGTGCGCCCGGCCGGCCGCCGGCCATGCCGTACG includes:
- the glpK gene encoding glycerol kinase GlpK, with product MTDKFVAAIDQGTTSSRCIVFDRNGAVVAADQREHRQIFPKPGWVEHDATEIWSKVQAVVAGALARAGLRADQLSALGITNQRETTVLWDRTTGKPVHNAIVWQDTRTAALCDQLGGPDGQDRFRERTGLPLASYFSGPKAAWLLDNVPGLRTRAENGEIAFGTIDSWLIWNLTGGPDGGRHVTDVTNAGRTMLMNLRTLQWDASVLSAMNVPEAVLPEIRSSAEVYGTAVGRLSGVPVASALGDQQAAVFGQACYDVGTAKNTYGTGSFLLLNTGNRPVPSKNGLLTTMGYKIGDEAPVYCLEGSMAVTGALVQWFRDQLGIIRSADEIEPLAASVDDNGGAYIVPAFSGLFAPYWRSDARGVVTGLTRYVTKAHLARAVLEATSWQTREVVDAMYQDSGVRITALKVDGGMTGNSLLMQHQADVLGVPVIRPGVSETTCLGAAYAAGLATGVWGGLDELRSHWRKDAEWTPGMEASVRDREYRNWRKAVEKSFGWVEDGG
- a CDS encoding ATP/GTP-binding protein — its product is MIFGRSERGKPPVEPVTLKILVAGGFGVGKTTLVGAVSEIRPLRTEELLTEAGRPVDDTSGVEAKNTTTVAMDFGRITLREDLVLYLFGTPGQERFWFMWDELSEGALGAVVLADTRRLEDCFAAIDYFERRSIPFLVGVNCFEGAARYPVDDVRRALDLDDHVPLLMCDARDRESVKEVLVGVVQHAMTQGARHRRTVTA